In Luteitalea sp., the following are encoded in one genomic region:
- a CDS encoding DUF2071 domain-containing protein: protein MSHDFNYRILDEVGHRPWTMPRGPWIMRQTWHDLLFAHWAVDPPRLAAVIPPRLELDVFDGRAWLGVVPFRMTNVAPRGVPALPWLSAFPELNVRTYVRIGEKPGVYFFSLDASNRPAVSVGRALFRLPYHWASMHVEQRGDEIHYVSQRHGSRAARLVATYRPAGPVFHAREGSLEYFLTERYCLYTVDAKGKTFTVDIHHPPWPLRAASAEIFVNTMADPIGLQLAAPADAVAGAPVLHFAKRQDMVSWRLVHTTAKSRSGGPRWT, encoded by the coding sequence ATGTCTCACGACTTCAATTATCGGATTCTGGACGAGGTCGGGCACCGGCCGTGGACGATGCCTCGCGGCCCATGGATCATGCGGCAGACGTGGCATGACCTCCTGTTTGCGCACTGGGCAGTGGATCCACCGCGCCTGGCGGCCGTCATTCCGCCGCGTCTCGAGCTCGACGTGTTCGACGGCCGCGCATGGCTCGGAGTCGTGCCGTTTCGCATGACCAACGTTGCGCCGCGCGGTGTACCGGCACTACCTTGGCTCTCTGCGTTTCCCGAGCTGAACGTGCGTACGTACGTGCGGATTGGCGAGAAGCCCGGCGTGTACTTCTTTAGCTTGGATGCTAGCAACCGGCCCGCCGTGAGTGTGGGCCGAGCGCTGTTTCGTTTACCGTACCACTGGGCGTCGATGCACGTTGAGCAGCGAGGTGACGAGATTCACTACGTCAGCCAACGCCACGGGAGCCGAGCGGCACGGCTCGTTGCCACGTACCGGCCGGCTGGACCCGTGTTTCACGCGCGGGAGGGATCGCTCGAATACTTCCTGACCGAGCGCTACTGTTTGTACACGGTCGACGCGAAGGGGAAGACGTTCACGGTCGACATCCATCATCCCCCGTGGCCCCTGCGAGCGGCCTCTGCTGAGATCTTCGTGAACACGATGGCCGATCCGATCGGCCTCCAACTGGCGGCCCCCGCTGACGCGGTGGCGGGTGCGCCAGTTCTGCACTTTGCAAAGCGACAAGACATGGTGAGCTGGCGGTTGGTTCACACCACCGCGAAGTCACGATCCGGCGGCCCGCGTTGGACATAG